From Pedobacter aquae:
TGGTTTCAAACTCAATACCTGCTAATAAATTATGTCTTCCAATTGTAGTTTGTACATAATCTATAACATTATAAGATTCTACATCTCTTAGGTTTCCAAAACTAAATGGCTCATAACCAAAAGAAGTAAATGGTCTTCCGTCTTTTAGGATATCAACGAATGGAAATACAGAACTATTGCTGGTTCTAGGTTCGTTTTGATTAGAGTAAGATGCTCTTAAAGTGTTGGAAAATCTACCTCCACCAAATGTTGAGTTTAACTCTGCAACTAGGGAATAATAGTTATTATCTGTAAAATAGTTTGAATTTTCAAAAGCTAAAGCGTTATTATCTGTTCTAGATCCATTTACAGGATAAGGGCTACCTAAGAAAGGATTAGTGGAGCCACTTAAAAAAGTAGGGCTTTTACTTTCTAATTGCGAATAACGCAGTGTGAATTTATGGTCTTTATTGATATTCCAATCTAATCTACCTAATAAGTTTAAACGCTCACTTTGAAAGCCATAGCCATCGTAAGCCCCGGTTTCATAACCATAGGTATCTCTTAAATACTGGCTTATCTCATCTAGCTCTGCTCTTGTTGGTCTATTTGCTCTCGGGTTAACACCAAAATCTGATGGATCAATAGATGCTAATCTATTTTGACCTGGTCTATCTTGTTTATCAGATTCAACACTAGCAAAGAAGAATAATTTATTCTTAATGATAGGTCCACCAAGTCTAAATCCATAAATTTTTACATCATTAGGGTTAGGAATTAACTCATCGTGTCCTCCAACTCTCGTACCTACATTATTTTGATTTCTAAAATAAGTATACGCAGAACCAGAAAACTCATTTGTTCCTGAACGTGTTGTAGCATTAACAGCACCACCAATAAAACCTGATTGTCTTACGTCTACAGGAGTAACATTTACAGAAATCTCTCCTAAAGCATCTAATACAATAGGATTTGCTTGACCACCAGGTAAGTTAGTTCCAATACCAAAACTATTGTTAAAGTTTGCACCATCGACCGTAATGTTATTTTGACGATAATTACCACCACCAATACTATTACCTTGCGCTTGAGGGGTTACCCTGGTCAAGCTATTAATACCTCTGTTGATTGTAGGAATCTCATTAATCTGAGCTGTACCAATATTAGTTACAGAACCTGATCTGTCTGAACTTAAAATTGAATTACCACCCGCAGTTATAACTATTTCGCTTAACTCTGTACTAGCTTGTGATAAAGTAACATTCAGAACAAACGGCTCTCCTAAGGTTAAGAAAAGGTTACTTGAAGTTTTAGCCTGATAACCTATATAAGTTATTTGAACTGTGTAAGGACCGCCTGGTCTCATGTTTAAAAGGGAAAATCTACCATCAGCGTTTGTGGTAGTGGCATAAACTGTACCGGTTGGTAAGTGTGTTGCTTTTACAGTACCTCCAATAATAGTTTCTTTAGAGTCTCGCACTGTTCCAGTCATACTACTAGTTGTAATTTGCCCATAAGCCACAGAAGTGACAGCTAGCATCAGTACAAACAAGTAATTTAGTGTTAGTAAATACTTCTTCATAAATTATAAGTTAGTGTTAATTAAGGGCAAAGATAACTTGAAGAAATCACTTTGCATTATCATTTACATTAAATTAATGTTAATTCCACAAAGAATTTATTAACATTTTACAATTATTACATCTAGTTATGATTAAAAAGCATTGTTATGTTAATACTTCACTCCCCTTTTTAGATTATTTTCTTAAATTCGAAGCCAAATTTAAATAGATATGAATTACGATCTTATTGTTATTGGTAGCGGTCCGGGTGGATATGTAGCAGCTATTAGAGCGGCACAACTGGGCTTAAAAACTGCTATTGTAGAAAAAGAGTCTTTAGGTGGAATTTGCCTAAACTGGGGTTGTATACCAACAAAAGCGTTGTTGAAAAGTGCTCAAGTTTTTGAATATATCAATCATGCTGCAGATTACGGTATTAAAGTTAATGGCGCTGAGGCTGATTTTGAAGCTGTTATAAAGAGAAGTCGTGGTGTTGCCGATGGCATGAGTAAAGGAATCCAATTCCTGATGAAGAAAAATAAAATCGATGTCATCATGGGGTATGGAAAAATAAAAAAAGGTGGTAAAGTAGAAATTAAAACTGCCGATGGTTCTGTTAAAGAGTATACAGCAAAGCATACTATTTTAGCAACAGGTGGCCGTTCTAGAGAGCTTCCAAACTTAAAACAAGACGGTAAAAAAATTATTGGCTACCGCGATGCTATGGTGCTTCCAAAACTACCTAAAAGCTTAGTAGTCGTAGGTTCTGGCGCTATTGGTGTTGAGTTTGCCTATTTCTATGCAACCATGGGTACCAAAGTAACCATTGTTGAGTTTATGGATAATATTGTCCCAGTTGAGGATGAAGAAATCTCAAAACAATTGGCTCGCTCTTTCAAAAAAGTGGGTATAGAAATCATGACAAAATCTTCTGTAGAAGCTGTTAACACTAGCGGAGAACTTTGCAAAGTTTCTATCAAAACAGAAAGTGGCGTTAAAGAAATAGAAGCCGAAGTTGTTTTATCTGCTGTTGGGGTTACTACCAACATAGAAGGAATTGGTTTAGAAGATGTTGGAGTTAAAACCGATAAAGGAAAAGTTCTTGTAGATAAATTTTACAAAACTAATGTAGATGGTGTTTACGCTATTGGAGATATTGTGATGGGTCAAGCTCTAGCTCACGTTGCCTCTGCAGAAGGTATTATTTGCGTTGAGAAAATTGCTGGTCACCACCCAGAACCTCTAGACTATAACAATATCCCAGGATGTACTTATTGCTCTCCTGAAATTGCTTCAGTTGGCTATACCGAGAAAAAAGCAAAAGAAGCAGGTTACGAAATTAAAGTAGGTAAGTTCCCATTCTCTGCTTCAGGAAAAGCGAGTGCAGCAGGCGCTAAAGATGGCTTTGTTAAAGTTATTTTTGACGCTAAATATGGCGAATTCCTTGGCGCACACATGATAGGAACTAACGTTACAGAAATGATTGCCGAAATTGTAGTAGCTAGAAAATTAGAAACTACTGGTATGGAAATCGTAAAATCTGTACACCCACACCCTACCATGAGCGAAGCCATCATGGAAGCGGCAGCAGATGCTTACGGAGAAGTGATTCATTTGTAATTTAGTTGGTTAGATGGTTAGTTTGTTAGATGGTTAGTTGGTTAGATGGTTAGTTGGTTAGTTTGTTAGATGGTTAGATGGTTAGTTGGTTAGATGGTTAGTTGGTTAGATGGTTAGTTGGTTAGATGGTTAGTTGATTTATCTTTAATTTCTAACAAACTAAAATTACGACAAGTACTAACAAACTAACCAACTAATACCTAACAAACTAAAATTACGACAAGCACTAACAAACTAACCAACTAATAACTAACAAACTAAAATTACGACAAGCACTAACAAACTAACCAACTAATAACTAACAAACTAAAATTACGACAAGCACTAACAAACTAACCAACTAATATCTAACAAACTAAAATTACGACAAGCCCTAACAAACTAACCAACTAATAACTAGCCAACTAACATCACAATAAGCCCTAACAAACTAATACCTAACAAACTAACCAACTAACACCTAACCAACTACCATGAAACTCCATACCTTAGATACCGGTTTTTTTAAATTAGATGGTGGTGCTATGTTTGGTGTTGTACCAAAAGCTATCTGGAATAAAACCAACCCGGCAGATGAAAACAATCTATGCACATGGGCCATGCGTTGTTTGCTGATT
This genomic window contains:
- the lpdA gene encoding dihydrolipoyl dehydrogenase → MNYDLIVIGSGPGGYVAAIRAAQLGLKTAIVEKESLGGICLNWGCIPTKALLKSAQVFEYINHAADYGIKVNGAEADFEAVIKRSRGVADGMSKGIQFLMKKNKIDVIMGYGKIKKGGKVEIKTADGSVKEYTAKHTILATGGRSRELPNLKQDGKKIIGYRDAMVLPKLPKSLVVVGSGAIGVEFAYFYATMGTKVTIVEFMDNIVPVEDEEISKQLARSFKKVGIEIMTKSSVEAVNTSGELCKVSIKTESGVKEIEAEVVLSAVGVTTNIEGIGLEDVGVKTDKGKVLVDKFYKTNVDGVYAIGDIVMGQALAHVASAEGIICVEKIAGHHPEPLDYNNIPGCTYCSPEIASVGYTEKKAKEAGYEIKVGKFPFSASGKASAAGAKDGFVKVIFDAKYGEFLGAHMIGTNVTEMIAEIVVARKLETTGMEIVKSVHPHPTMSEAIMEAAADAYGEVIHL